The Podarcis raffonei isolate rPodRaf1 chromosome 2, rPodRaf1.pri, whole genome shotgun sequence genome window below encodes:
- the LOC128409547 gene encoding zinc finger protein 14-like — protein MGITKKPFKYMECENREHKLFESMECRRSFTDSGNLRKHQWSHSGEKPFNCMECAKSFTTSGSLRIHLRTHTGEKPFKCMECGKSFTISGSLRIHQRTHTGEKSFKCMECGKSFSQSGQLRVHQRTHTGEKPFKCMECGKSFTTSGSLRIHQRTHTGEKPFKCMECGKSYSQSGDLRIHLRTHTGEKSFNCMECGKRFTTSRSLRIHLRTHTGEKPFNCMECGKSFTTSKSLRIHLRTHTGEKPFNCMECRKSFTTSRSLRIHLRTHTGEKPFKCMECGKSFSQSGQLRIHQQTHTGEKSFKCMECGKSFSQSGQLRIHQRTHTGEKPFKCMECGKSFTISGSLRIHQRTHTGEKSFKCMECGKSFSESGQLRIHQRTHTGEKPFKCMECGKSFSQSGKLRIHQRTHTGEKPFKCMECGMSFTESGSLRNHQRTHTGEKPFQCMECGRSFSKSGHLRRHQRTHTGEKPFKCMECGKSFSQSGDLRIHQRTHMGRNHLNAWDVERASL, from the coding sequence ATGGGAATAACAAAGAAACCATTTAAATACATGGAGTGTGAAAACAGAGAACATAAACTATTTGAAAGTATGGAGTGTCGAAGGAGCTTCACTGacagtggaaaccttagaaaacatcagtggTCTCactcaggggagaaaccatttaattgcatggagtgtgcaaagagcttcactactagcggaagccttagaattcatctacggactcacacgggggagaaaccatttaaatgtatggagtgtggaaagagcttcactattAGCGGAagccttagaattcatcaacggactcacacaggggagaaatcatttaaatgcatggagtgtggaaagagcttcagtcaaagtggacaaCTTAGagttcatcaacggactcacacaggggagaaaccatttaaatgcatggaatgtggaaagagcttcactactagcggaagccttagaattcatcaacggactcacacaggggagaaaccatttaaatgcatggagtgtggaaagagctacagtcagagtggagaccttagaattcatctacggactcacacaggggagaaatcatttaattgcatggagtgtggaaagagattcactaCTAGCAGAAGCCTTAGAATTCAtctacggactcacacgggggagaaaccatttaattgcatggagtgtggaaagagcttcactactaGCAAAAGCCTTAGAATTCAtctacggactcacacgggggagaaaccatttaattgcatggagtgtAGAAAGAGCTTCACTACTAGCAGAAGCCTTAGAATTCAtctacggactcacacgggggagaaaccatttaaatgtatggagtgtggaaagagcttcagtcaaagtggacaacttagaattcatcaacagactcacacaggggagaaatcatttaaatgcatggagtgtggaaagagcttcagtcaaagtggacaacttagaattcatcaacgaactcacacaggggagaaaccatttaaatgtatggagtgtggaaagagcttcactattAGCGGAagccttagaattcatcaacggactcacacaggggagaaatcatttaaatgcatggagtgtggaaagagcttcagtgaaagtggacaacttagaattcatcaacgaactcacacaggggagaaaccatttaaatgtatggagtgtggaaagagcttcagtcaaagtggaaaacttagaattcatcaacggactcacacaggggagaaaccatttaaatgcatggaatgtggaatgaGCTTCACTGAGAGTGGATCACTTAGAaaccatcaacggactcacacaggggagaaaccgtttcaatgcatggagtgcggaaggagcttcagtaagagtggacaccttagaagacatcaacggactcacacaggggagaaaccatttaaatgtatggagtgtggaaagagcttcagtcagagtggagaccttagaattcatcaacggacgcacatggggagaaaccatttaaatgcatgggatgtggaaagagcttcactgtga